In one window of Neofelis nebulosa isolate mNeoNeb1 chromosome 15, mNeoNeb1.pri, whole genome shotgun sequence DNA:
- the FCGR3A gene encoding low affinity immunoglobulin gamma Fc region receptor III-A isoform X2 — protein sequence MWRLLSPTALLLLVSAGTRADLSKAMVVLEPEWNRVLVLDSVVLRCQGAYPPGDNSAQWWHNESVIPHRAPSYSIKAARSEHSGEYKCQTGLSEASDPVQLEVHIGWLLLQAPRWVFQEGDTIQLRCHSWKNKTVQKVQYFQDGRGKMFFHNNSDFYIPKATSKHSGSYFCRGLIGNKNESSEAVNITVQGPPVPSTSTFLPHWYQIAFFLVTALLFVVDTGLHVAVQRDLQSSVKEWKDGKVTWSQGP from the exons TTTCTGCTGGCACGCGAGCTG ACCTCTCGAAGGCCATGGTGGTCCTAGAACCTGAGTGGAACAGGGTACTCGTTTTGGACAGTGTGGTTCTGAGGTGCCAGGGGGCCTACCCCCCTGGGGACAATTCCGCACAGTGGTGGCACAATGAGAGCGTCATCCCCCATCGGGCCCCCAGCTACTCCATCAAAGCTGCCAGAAGTGAACACAGTGGCGAGTATAAGTGCCAGACGGGCCTCTCCGAAGCCAGCGACCCGGTTCAGCTAGAAGTGCATATTg GCTGGCTGCTGCTTCAGGCCCCCCGCTGGGTGTTCCAGGAGGGAGACACCATCCAGCTGAGGTGCCACAGCTGGAAGAACAAGACTGTACAGAAGGTTCAATATTTCCAGGACGGAAGGGGCAAGATGTTTTTTCATAATAATTCCGACTTCTACATTCCAAAAGCAACGAGCAAACACAGTGGCTCCTACTTCTGCAGGGGGCTTATCGGGAATAAAAATGAGTCATCAGAGGCTGTGAACATCACGGTTCAAG GTCCGCCAGTTCCCTCCACCTCAACGTTCCTTCCACATTGGTACCAAATCGCTTTCTTCCTGGTGACAGCACTCCTGTTTGTAGTGGACACAGGGCTGCATGTGGCTGTGCAGAGAGACCTTCAAAGCTCCGTGAAGGAGTGGAAGGACGGCAAAGTCACGTGGAGCCAGGGCCCGTAG
- the FCGR3A gene encoding low affinity immunoglobulin gamma Fc region receptor III-A isoform X1, translating to MWRLLSPTALLLLVSAGTRAADLSKAMVVLEPEWNRVLVLDSVVLRCQGAYPPGDNSAQWWHNESVIPHRAPSYSIKAARSEHSGEYKCQTGLSEASDPVQLEVHIGWLLLQAPRWVFQEGDTIQLRCHSWKNKTVQKVQYFQDGRGKMFFHNNSDFYIPKATSKHSGSYFCRGLIGNKNESSEAVNITVQGPPVPSTSTFLPHWYQIAFFLVTALLFVVDTGLHVAVQRDLQSSVKEWKDGKVTWSQGP from the exons TTTCTGCTGGCACGCGAGCTG CAGACCTCTCGAAGGCCATGGTGGTCCTAGAACCTGAGTGGAACAGGGTACTCGTTTTGGACAGTGTGGTTCTGAGGTGCCAGGGGGCCTACCCCCCTGGGGACAATTCCGCACAGTGGTGGCACAATGAGAGCGTCATCCCCCATCGGGCCCCCAGCTACTCCATCAAAGCTGCCAGAAGTGAACACAGTGGCGAGTATAAGTGCCAGACGGGCCTCTCCGAAGCCAGCGACCCGGTTCAGCTAGAAGTGCATATTg GCTGGCTGCTGCTTCAGGCCCCCCGCTGGGTGTTCCAGGAGGGAGACACCATCCAGCTGAGGTGCCACAGCTGGAAGAACAAGACTGTACAGAAGGTTCAATATTTCCAGGACGGAAGGGGCAAGATGTTTTTTCATAATAATTCCGACTTCTACATTCCAAAAGCAACGAGCAAACACAGTGGCTCCTACTTCTGCAGGGGGCTTATCGGGAATAAAAATGAGTCATCAGAGGCTGTGAACATCACGGTTCAAG GTCCGCCAGTTCCCTCCACCTCAACGTTCCTTCCACATTGGTACCAAATCGCTTTCTTCCTGGTGACAGCACTCCTGTTTGTAGTGGACACAGGGCTGCATGTGGCTGTGCAGAGAGACCTTCAAAGCTCCGTGAAGGAGTGGAAGGACGGCAAAGTCACGTGGAGCCAGGGCCCGTAG
- the FCGR3A gene encoding low affinity immunoglobulin gamma Fc region receptor III-A isoform X3 translates to MVVLEPEWNRVLVLDSVVLRCQGAYPPGDNSAQWWHNESVIPHRAPSYSIKAARSEHSGEYKCQTGLSEASDPVQLEVHIGWLLLQAPRWVFQEGDTIQLRCHSWKNKTVQKVQYFQDGRGKMFFHNNSDFYIPKATSKHSGSYFCRGLIGNKNESSEAVNITVQGPPVPSTSTFLPHWYQIAFFLVTALLFVVDTGLHVAVQRDLQSSVKEWKDGKVTWSQGP, encoded by the exons ATGGTGGTCCTAGAACCTGAGTGGAACAGGGTACTCGTTTTGGACAGTGTGGTTCTGAGGTGCCAGGGGGCCTACCCCCCTGGGGACAATTCCGCACAGTGGTGGCACAATGAGAGCGTCATCCCCCATCGGGCCCCCAGCTACTCCATCAAAGCTGCCAGAAGTGAACACAGTGGCGAGTATAAGTGCCAGACGGGCCTCTCCGAAGCCAGCGACCCGGTTCAGCTAGAAGTGCATATTg GCTGGCTGCTGCTTCAGGCCCCCCGCTGGGTGTTCCAGGAGGGAGACACCATCCAGCTGAGGTGCCACAGCTGGAAGAACAAGACTGTACAGAAGGTTCAATATTTCCAGGACGGAAGGGGCAAGATGTTTTTTCATAATAATTCCGACTTCTACATTCCAAAAGCAACGAGCAAACACAGTGGCTCCTACTTCTGCAGGGGGCTTATCGGGAATAAAAATGAGTCATCAGAGGCTGTGAACATCACGGTTCAAG GTCCGCCAGTTCCCTCCACCTCAACGTTCCTTCCACATTGGTACCAAATCGCTTTCTTCCTGGTGACAGCACTCCTGTTTGTAGTGGACACAGGGCTGCATGTGGCTGTGCAGAGAGACCTTCAAAGCTCCGTGAAGGAGTGGAAGGACGGCAAAGTCACGTGGAGCCAGGGCCCGTAG